One window of Mangrovibacterium diazotrophicum genomic DNA carries:
- a CDS encoding vWA domain-containing protein, whose protein sequence is MKNFALFLLISLVFPTLIPAREITGVVTDESGAVLPGVNVTVENSPRGTLTDVNGFYKIQLQPEDKVLVFSFIGMDTEKVKIKDQSRIDVVLKVSALEMEECIVVGYGISSERRTKAASQSIRIRGMSTKQCLNFTDTEWDTENYATVHENGFKEVSVNPLSTFSIDVDNASYSNVRRYLNQGQLPPKDAVRVEEMINYFSYDYPEPEGEHPFSVTTELGTCPWNSDNYLMRVGLKGKSIDKSDLPPSNLVFLIDVSGSMTPENKLPLLKKAFALLVNELRQEDRVAIVVYAGAAGKVLDSTPGNKKEKILEALDNLQAGGSTAGGAGLKLAYRIARENFIQDGNNRIILATDGDFNVGVSSTSEMERLVEQERESGIFMSVLGFGMGNIKDDKMETIADKGNGNYSYIDNIQEARKVLVSEFGGTLFTIAKDVKFQLEFNSQQVQQYRLVGYENRLLNDEDFNDDTKDAGEMGAGHTVTALYEIVPAGKKDQKPSVDPLKYSTSVPVSGDYAEELLTIKLRYKDPDGKKSKLLEQAVENKLNTENSVDFNFAASVASFGMWLRDSDYKGTTSADQILKLAKAGRGNDYEGYRSEFVRLVRTVEDLDLLSKK, encoded by the coding sequence ATGAAAAATTTTGCCTTGTTTTTACTGATCAGCCTGGTATTTCCGACCCTGATTCCGGCTCGGGAAATCACCGGCGTTGTTACCGATGAAAGTGGTGCCGTATTACCCGGTGTAAATGTAACGGTTGAAAATAGCCCCCGTGGTACGCTAACCGATGTCAATGGATTTTATAAGATCCAGTTACAACCGGAAGACAAAGTGTTGGTCTTTTCGTTTATCGGGATGGACACGGAAAAGGTGAAGATCAAAGACCAAAGTCGGATTGATGTTGTGTTAAAAGTTAGTGCATTAGAAATGGAAGAATGCATTGTTGTTGGTTATGGAATAAGTTCAGAAAGAAGAACAAAAGCTGCCAGTCAATCAATACGTATTCGAGGTATGAGTACGAAGCAATGTTTAAATTTTACCGACACGGAATGGGATACCGAAAATTATGCAACGGTTCATGAAAACGGCTTTAAAGAGGTGTCTGTTAACCCGCTCTCTACTTTTTCGATTGACGTGGATAATGCGTCGTATTCGAATGTGCGCCGGTACTTGAATCAGGGACAGTTGCCTCCCAAAGACGCCGTTCGTGTGGAAGAAATGATCAACTATTTTTCGTATGACTATCCGGAACCGGAGGGTGAGCATCCGTTCAGTGTCACCACCGAATTGGGGACATGTCCATGGAATTCGGATAATTACCTCATGCGAGTTGGGCTGAAAGGAAAAAGTATTGATAAATCGGATTTGCCGCCGTCCAATTTGGTATTTCTAATTGACGTGTCGGGATCCATGACGCCGGAAAACAAACTACCTCTGCTAAAAAAAGCGTTCGCGTTGCTGGTGAATGAATTAAGACAGGAGGACCGGGTGGCAATTGTTGTCTATGCCGGCGCGGCAGGGAAAGTGCTCGATTCAACCCCCGGGAATAAAAAAGAAAAAATCCTTGAAGCGTTGGACAACTTGCAGGCAGGAGGTTCTACTGCAGGCGGTGCCGGATTGAAGCTAGCTTATCGCATTGCTCGAGAAAATTTCATCCAAGACGGTAATAATCGCATTATTCTGGCTACTGATGGTGATTTCAATGTCGGTGTGTCGAGCACTTCTGAAATGGAACGTTTAGTCGAGCAGGAGCGGGAGAGTGGCATTTTCATGTCGGTTCTTGGCTTCGGTATGGGGAACATTAAAGACGATAAAATGGAAACGATCGCCGATAAGGGAAACGGCAACTATTCGTATATCGACAACATTCAGGAGGCTCGTAAAGTGCTGGTTTCCGAATTTGGAGGTACCTTATTCACCATTGCCAAAGATGTCAAGTTTCAGCTCGAATTCAATTCGCAACAAGTGCAGCAGTATCGTTTGGTTGGTTACGAAAACCGCTTGTTGAATGATGAAGATTTTAACGATGATACCAAAGATGCCGGCGAAATGGGAGCGGGGCACACCGTAACGGCTTTGTACGAGATTGTTCCTGCCGGTAAAAAGGATCAAAAGCCTTCGGTTGATCCGTTGAAATATAGCACGTCAGTTCCAGTCAGCGGGGATTATGCAGAGGAGTTGCTGACGATTAAATTACGTTACAAAGATCCGGATGGCAAAAAAAGCAAATTGTTGGAACAAGCGGTGGAAAACAAGCTGAACACAGAGAATTCAGTGGATTTCAATTTTGCTGCTTCGGTCGCTTCGTTTGGGATGTGGCTTCGTGACTCGGACTACAAAGGAACCACTTCGGCTGATCAAATACTGAAACTGGCCAAAGCCGGTCGCGGAAATGATTACGAAGGTTACCGGTCCGAATTTGTCCGATTGGTACGAACCGTTGAAGATTTGGACTTGCTAAGTAAAAAATAG
- a CDS encoding secondary thiamine-phosphate synthase enzyme YjbQ, whose product MIRQKEISLPAMRRGYHLITREIEAQLPDLPDAGLLHILVKHTSAGISLNENADPSVRHDFESFMNVMIPENHRVYTHTYEGSDDMPAHLKSSVIGAEITIPITRGRLNLGTWQGIYFCEFRDYGGSRRLVLTVYS is encoded by the coding sequence ATGATTCGACAAAAAGAAATAAGCCTGCCCGCTATGCGACGCGGCTACCACCTGATTACCCGTGAAATTGAAGCTCAACTGCCCGATTTGCCCGATGCCGGATTGTTGCACATTTTAGTTAAGCATACCTCTGCCGGAATTTCGCTGAATGAGAATGCCGATCCGTCAGTTCGACACGATTTTGAATCGTTTATGAATGTGATGATTCCGGAAAATCATCGGGTTTACACACATACTTACGAGGGAAGTGATGATATGCCGGCTCATCTGAAATCGTCGGTTATTGGGGCCGAAATCACCATTCCAATTACCCGTGGAAGGCTGAATTTGGGAACATGGCAGGGCATCTACTTTTGCGAATTTCGCGATTACGGCGGATCCCGAAGGCTTGTGTTGACGGTGTATTCGTGA
- a CDS encoding helix-turn-helix transcriptional regulator yields the protein MADFLKYLTPGERDKDWGIYLNVSGYSHVQPFSPYPSPAHPTGYHFNWDQGRLLNEYQINYITEGKGILETRTGKYQIKPGSVLLISPNVWHRYRPLQKTGWKEQYIGFNGTIAAQFLAHPLFSAELPVIQIGMHEEVLDTYLKIFDLAKEEKPGYQQIASGMIVKLLGYLLSFEMQKEFTGKRIATIIEESRFKMRAAINTSIDLKELADHYHIGYSYFRKMFKSYTGVAPHQYYLELKIMRAKELLLSTDKSVKEISFELGFQSIHYFSRIFKSKTGVSPSDLRS from the coding sequence ATGGCCGATTTTCTTAAATACCTAACTCCGGGAGAGCGGGATAAAGACTGGGGAATTTATCTGAATGTTTCCGGATATTCACATGTTCAACCATTTAGCCCATATCCCTCTCCAGCCCACCCAACTGGCTATCACTTCAACTGGGATCAAGGCCGTTTGCTCAATGAGTACCAGATAAACTACATTACTGAAGGGAAAGGAATTTTGGAAACTCGGACCGGAAAATACCAAATTAAGCCCGGCAGTGTGCTTCTGATTTCGCCAAACGTTTGGCACCGCTACCGACCGCTTCAAAAAACCGGCTGGAAAGAGCAATACATTGGTTTTAACGGGACTATTGCAGCACAATTTTTAGCTCATCCGCTCTTTTCTGCCGAACTGCCGGTTATCCAAATCGGAATGCACGAGGAAGTGTTGGACACCTACCTGAAAATTTTTGATTTAGCGAAAGAAGAAAAACCCGGATACCAGCAAATTGCCTCCGGCATGATCGTTAAACTACTGGGATACCTGCTGTCTTTTGAAATGCAAAAGGAGTTTACTGGAAAGCGAATTGCCACAATTATTGAAGAAAGCCGGTTTAAAATGCGTGCGGCGATCAACACGAGTATCGATTTGAAAGAACTTGCCGATCATTATCATATTGGCTATTCCTACTTCCGGAAAATGTTTAAAAGCTACACGGGTGTGGCACCGCACCAATATTATTTGGAGCTAAAGATTATGCGCGCAAAAGAACTGTTGCTGTCAACCGACAAAAGTGTGAAGGAGATTAGCTTTGAGCTGGGCTTTCAGTCGATTCACTATTTCAGTCGCATTTTTAAAAGTAAAACCGGGGTGAGCCCGAGCGATTTAAGGAGCTAG